From the Cydia pomonella isolate Wapato2018A chromosome 11, ilCydPomo1, whole genome shotgun sequence genome, one window contains:
- the LOC133522737 gene encoding tubulin-folding cofactor B codes for MENIQVVTQDFVNVHITKSDADVGAPVERRFKKGITVSEFKTKLELVTGGNATTMKLKLFDSKNNYVCDIDNDNALIGSYPIDDGMRIHVEDKFVLLSDVSSSDSAERFRLSEEEYEKKGDTVRSFLQRNRLGKYNEEEMAKMKEQQQKELEEEARLAAAVLVGARCEVRVPSQGVRRATVRYNGPLEGAKGLWIGVQYDEPRGKNDGEVNGKRYFTCPPKYGGFVKPAYVTVGDFPEEEFDLDDEI; via the exons ATGGAGAATATACAAGTAGTTACCCAAGATTTTGTGAACGTGCATATCACGAAATCTGACGCTGATGTCGGAGCCCCAGTTGAAAGGCGTTTCAAAAAAGGAATAACAGTCTCCGAGTTTAAG ACGAAGCTAGAACTTGTTACCGGAGGCAATGCTACCACAATGAAACTGAAGTTGTTTGACAGTAAAAACAATTATGTGTGTGACATAGACAATGACAATGCCCTGATCGGGTCCTACCCAATAGATGATGGAATGAGGATACATGTGGAGGATAAATTTGTATTGCTCAGTGATGTTAGTTCATCAGATAGTGCAGAAAG ATTTCGTTTGTCAGAAGAGGAGTATGAAAAGAAAGGAGACACTGTGCGCTCATTCCTGCAGCGGAACAGGCTCGGCAAGTACAATGAGGAGGAGATGGCTAAAATGAAGGAGCAGCAGCAGAAGGAACTGGAGGAGGAAGCAAG GTTGGCAGCGGCGGTGCTTGTAGGCGCGCGTTGCGAAGTGCGCGTCCCGTCGCAAGGCGTACGGCGGGCGACAGTGCGGTACAACGGGCCACTAGAGGGCGCTAAAGGATTGTGGATCGGCGTGCAGTATGACGAGCCGCGCGGCAAGAACGACGGCGA GGTGAACGGCAAGCGGTACTTCACATGCCCTCCGAAATACGGCGGCTTCGTCAAGCCAGCCTACGTCACCGTCGGCGACTTTCCCGAAGAGGAGTTTGATCTCGACGATGAAATATGA